Proteins encoded together in one Lepisosteus oculatus isolate fLepOcu1 chromosome 2, fLepOcu1.hap2, whole genome shotgun sequence window:
- the kctd9a gene encoding BTB/POZ domain-containing protein KCTD9a, protein MRRVTLFVNGTSKNGKVVAVYGTLADLLSVASNKLGIKASCLYNGKGGLIDDIALIRDDDVLYVSEGDSFVDPQNEERSSDELSGAHTDWLTLNIGGRCFTTTRSTLVSKEPESMLAHMFKDKDVWGNKQDERGAYLIDRSPEYFEPILNYLRHGQLIVNEGINLLGVLEEARFFGIEQLAEQLEVVIKNSQPPEDHSPISRKEFVRFLLATPTKSELRCQGLNFSGADFSRLDLRYINFKMANLSRCNLTHANLCCANLERADLSGANLDGANLQGVKMLCSNAEGASLKGCNFEDPSGLKANLEGANLKGVDMEGSQMTGINLRVATLKNAKLKNCNLRGATLAGTDLENCDLSGCDLQEANLRGSNVKGAIFEEMLTPLHMSQSVR, encoded by the exons ATGAGGAGAGTGACTCTCTTTGTAAATGGAACTTCCAAAAACGGCAAG GTAGTAGCAGTGTATGGAACTTTGGCAGACCTGCTGTCTGTGGCGAGCAACAAGCTGGGAATCAAGGCTTCTTGTCTCTACAATGGGAAAGGGGGGCTCATTGATGACATTGCTCTCATCAG GGACGATGATGTGTTGTATGTTTCTGAAGGAGACTCTTTTGTAG ACCCCCAGAATGAAGAGAGAAGTTCAGATGAGCTCTCAGGTGCCCACACCGACTGGTTAACGCTAAACATTGGGGGACGGTGTTTCACAACTACACG GAGCACCCTGGTTAGCAAGGAGCCTGAGAGCATGCTGGCACACATGTTCAAAGACAAGG ACGTGTGGGGTAATAAACAGGACGAGAGGGGGGCATACCTGATAGACCGCAGCCCGGAATACTTTGAGCCCATCCTCAATTACCTGCGGCACGGCCAGCTCATCGTCAATGAGGGCATCAACCTGCTGG GTGTGCTGGAAGAGGCCCGGTTCTTTGGAATTGAACAGCTTGCTGAGCAGCTGGAGGTAGTCATAAAG AATTCCCAGCCGCCAGAAGATCACTCTCCCATCTCGCGCAAGGAGTTTGTACGCTTCCTGCTGGCCACGCCCACCAAGTCAGAGCTGCGCTGCCAG GGTTTAAACTTCAGTGGAGCTGACTTTTCCCGTCTTGACTTGCGTTACATCAATTTCAAGATGGCTAACTTGAGTCGCTGCAACCTCACTCACGCCAACCTGTGCTGCGCCAACCTGGAGAGAGCGGACCTGTCTGGAGCTAACCTGGAT GGCGCAAACCTTCAGGGTGTGAAGATGCTGTGCTCCAATGCTGAAGGGGCGTCTCTCAAGGGCTGCAATTTTGAAGACCCCTCAGGCTTGAAGGCTAATCTGGAAG GCGCCAATCTGAAAGGGGTGGACATGGAGGGCAGTCAGATGACGGGTATCAACCTGCGAGTCGCCACGCTGAAGAATGCCAAGCTCAAGAACTGCAACCTGCGCGGTGCCACACTGGCAGGCACGGATCTGgag AACTGTGACCTGTCTGGCTGTGACCTTCAAGAAGCCAACTTGAGAGGGTCCAATGTGAAGGGTGCTATCTTTGAGGAGATGTTAACTCCATTGCATATGTCGCAAAGTGTCAGATAA